The nucleotide window TGTTGCCTCGTGAACCGTCTGAAGCTCTTTCGAGTTGACTAGAATGTCGGCTCTTTCATGCGCATCTTGCGTTGCTCTTGCCTTTTCAAAGAGCGTATCGAGTGGTGAGCCGGGCTTGATcgcggtggaagcggaagagTTGGCCAGCGCATGGAGAAGACCGATAGTGCCACAGGCGTTGCCAATCGTCTGCTTGAACCACAGAATGTCAGAGTCGGAAGGCGAGGGCTGAGCCGTCGCATTCTCGGCCTGGCGAAGCTGTTCCATCGAAGGCGTGATCGGAAAGAGTAGCAgtacagcagcaacaggtTGAGGCACCATAGCAAGAAGCTCAGCGTCGGTTCCGTAGATGTCGTGGAACGCGTACTTGGAGGTATCCAGTCCCATCGATGAACACCAGCTGCTAAACAGCTCTGGGTTCGACTCGAGAGGCACCCACTTCATTCTTGATTCGGTCATACTTTTGATTATAACTCCCGTTGGTTGAGATAAGTCGTGCACCTCGACGTGATCAGGACGGTGAGCAAGCGCTGTTTGTGGCAAAGCTGATGATGGTCAATGCCAAGTTGTGGCCGAGTCGAAAAAGGTGGAGGATGTGTGGAGAAAACAGAGCGCGGAGAAGGTGCTTTCATGTTAGATCCCGGCAC belongs to Mycosarcoma maydis chromosome 3, whole genome shotgun sequence and includes:
- a CDS encoding putative ubiquitin thiolesterase L3 is translated as MTESRMKWVPLESNPELFSSWCSSMGLDTSKYAFHDIYGTDAELLAMVPQPVAAVLLLFPITPSMEQLRQAENATAQPSPSDSDILWFKQTIGNACGTIGLLHALANSSASTAIKPGSPLDTLFEKARATQDAHERADILVNSKELQTVHEATASQGQSQAPEDLDNVILHFVCFVRSKNGELVELDGSGGRKGPINRGKKVASQQDLLPVAVDYVKDNYMALNPEEVNFNLIALAPSFD